A DNA window from Coffea arabica cultivar ET-39 chromosome 6c, Coffea Arabica ET-39 HiFi, whole genome shotgun sequence contains the following coding sequences:
- the LOC113692101 gene encoding uncharacterized protein has protein sequence MAPQKLTEYERRRLENIKRNDQMLAALKIHSKLSQLSESTKRPRAQTKSYKVSPEKKHRTETPIVLRRSLRTRGVAPDSSTAGGLKDDFDESQSSISRKNPNSDSESPLTKRAYERGPIRMRDAYRTDASDRKLIEAILDCSRKSRLSESNNELDDTIKGMEGNERLGSLKIGRKVWGSIDVDAMKLEPDNIARVVPGRILNLRFLPTTDARIVVVGNKFGDVGFWNVDADAEDGDGIYLYHPHPAPISGMVCNPFSLSKMFTSCYNGFIRLMDMERELFELVYAGDHAVFSLSQSPNDMNSLYFGEGNGQLRVWDARTGKSSSSWGLHQKRINTIDFKPQNTNIMTTSSTDGTACIWDLRKVGVNGSTALKSIRHERAVHSAYFSPSGRFLATTSADDMVGLFSGDTYQNMTMVYHNNQTGRWISSFRGIWGWDDSYVFVGNMRRGVDIISTTGKDVTATLQSEHMSAIPCRFDAHPFEVGTLASATSGGQVYIWRPS, from the exons ATGGCCCCTCAAAAGTTGACAGAATACGAGAGACGGAGACTCGAAAACATCAAGCGCAACGATCAAATGCTTGCTGCTCTGAAGATCCACTCTAAACTCTCCCAACTCTCTGAATCCACCAAGCGCCCGag AGCTCAAACTAAGTCTTACAAAGTGAGCCCTGAGAAGAAACACAGAACAGAAACTCCAATAGTCCTTCGCAGGTCTCTCAGGACTCGAGGAGTGGCACCAGATTCCTCGACTGCTGGTGGCCTTAAAGATGATTTCGATGAGAGCCAAAGTTCTATATCTAGGAAAAACCCCAATTCAGATTCGGAATCCCCATTAACAAAAAGAGCTTATGAAAGAGGGCCTATCAGGATGAGAGATGCTTATAGAACAGATGCATCTGATAGAAAACTCATTGAGGCAATACTGGATTGCTCGAGAAAATCCAGATTGAGTGAGAGTAATAATGAACTGGATGATACAATTAAGGGAATGGAAGGAAATGAGCGCTTGGGTAGTTTGAAAATAGGAAGAAAGGTATGGGGTTCCATTGACGTCGATGCAATGAAATTGGAACCGGATAATATTGCACGTGTGGTGCCAGGGAGAATACTGAATTTAAGGTTTTTACCAACTACAGACGCTAGAATAGTTGTTGTGGGCAACAAGTTTGGTGATGTTGGCTTTTGGAATGTTGATGCTGACGCTGAGGATGGGGATGGGATTTATCTGTATCATCCTCATCCAGCGCCAATCTCGGGGATGGTGTGTAATCCATTTTCTTTATCAAAG ATGTTCACTTCTTGCTATAATGGTTTTATAAGGTTGATGGATATGGAGAGAGAGTTATTTGAATTGGTGTATGCTGGTGATCATGCTGTATTTTCTCTTTCTCAAAGTCCAAATGATATGAACTCCTTGTACTTTGGTGAGGGTAATGGACAACTTAGGGTATGGGATGCAAGAACGGGAAAATCTTCATCCTCATGGGGTTTGCACCAAAAAAGGATCAACACAATAGACTTTAAGCCACAGAACACAAACATCATGACAACAAGTTCAACAGACGGTACTGCCTGCATTTGGGATTTGAGAAAAGTTGGTGTTAACGGGTCAACAGCTTTGAAGAGTATTAGGCATGAAAGAGCTGTGCACTCAGCTTATTTTTCACCTTCTGGAAGGTTCCTTGCTACTACAAG TGCTGATGATATGGTTGGCTTATTTAGTGGAGATACCTATCAAAACATGACAATGGTATACCATAACAACCAGACAGGCAGGTGGATTTCCTCCTTCAG GGGAATATGGGGGTGGGATGATTCTTATGTTTTCGTGGGGAACATGAGAAGAGGAGTTGACATAATCTCCACCACGGGAAAAGATGTTACTGCAACTTTACAAAGTGAACACATGTCTGCAATTCCATGTCGATTTGATGCTCATCCATTTGAGGTTGGGACGCTGGCTAGTGCTACAAGCGGGGGTCAGGTTTATATATGGAGGCCATCTTGA
- the LOC113692102 gene encoding uncharacterized protein isoform X2 codes for MEHQKTPSTNLPFLSFFFFVFHFPSLFFLAPSAASQVSKWGKRVPFLVLALLGFLLLGICCRDLPLLVDIYDEVGIGGGASGVAGGLLHPYSPKVKLLWRAEECWNESLKLIRIAERAKQSKVLNTGRQEAVHSMNFSIIRRRGILRPAVSLKNINIMDHNVENCLASCRIESMDKHAAENLVPGLSVPLNVAFHMPEALNVHSQYYLEALYLACQNSVAEMLNLGVAPRELNFYKTSVGSLLEFAGEYNAVVICLGARAAFLPESCRGVVTHMQLSDNFREEYPQHSPSILSDAWIAVQGPRDLYLGSTWEWRSANYSRNVPTVEASEALEELLLKGSVIYPAISNWTVREAVAGLRAMPPLTPHGSLPILGCVDNVTGRNHACKYWVFTGLGSRGLFYHAWLGKLMAQAVLSRSEHSIPSELLLWKQKMKQ; via the exons ATGGAGCATCAGAAAACCCCTTCCACCAATCTTCCTTTCTtgtccttcttcttcttcgtcttCCACTTTCCTTCGCTTTTCTTCCTCGCTCCCTCAGCAGCCTCTCAGGTCAGCAAGTGGGGGAAAC GTGTGCCGTTCTTGGTGCTGGCTTTGCTGGGCTTTCTGTTGCTTGGCATTTGTTGCAG GGATTTGCCTTTGTTAGTTGACATATATGATGAAGTTGGTATCGGTGGGGGTGCATCAGGAGTGGCTGGTGGACTTCTCCACCCGTATTCTCCTAAAG TTAAGCTTCTCTGGCGAGCTGAGGAGTGCTGGAATGAGAGTTTAAAGCTCATACGCATTGCAGAGCGTGCTAAACAGTCCAAGGTGCTGAACACAGGAAGACAAGAAGCTGTTCACAGTATGAATTTTTCTATTATCAGGAGACG AGGGATCCTGAGACCAGCTGTCAGTTTAAAGAACATAAACATAATGGACCAT AATGTTGAGAACTGCCTTGCCAGTTGCAGAATAGAGTCAATGGACAAGCATGCTGCAGAAAACCTTGTGCCTGGTTTGTCTGTGCCACTCAATGTGGCCTTTCATATGCCTGAAGCTTTAAATGTTCACTCTCAGTACTATCTTGAG GCACTTTACTTAGCTTGTCAAAATTCAGTCGCAGAAATGTTGAATCTTGGTGTTGCGCCTAGAGAACTGAATTTCTACAAGACATCTGTTGGCAGTCTCCTTGAATTTGCAG GGGAGTATAATGCTGTGGTCATTTGTCTTGGTGCCAGAGCAGCTTTTCTGCCAGAGTCATGTAGAGGTGTTGTTACACACATGCAGCTTTCTGATAATTTCAG AGAAGAATATCCGCAGCATAGTCCCTCAATCCTCTCAGATGCCTGGATTGCTGTACAGGGTCCTCGAGATCTGTATTTGGGCTCAACATGGGAATGGAGGTCTGCAAATTACTCAAGGAATGTCCCAACTGTAGAAGCTTCTGAAGCCTTAGAAGAACTTCTATTAAAGGGATCTGTTATATATCCTGCTATAAGCAACTGGACAGTCAGAGAAGCAGTTGCAGGACTAAGGGCAATGCCACCACTCACCCCTCATGGATCGTTGCCAATTCTGGGTTGCGTAGATAATGTCACAGGTCGAAATCATGCTTGTAAATATTGGGTATTTACCGGGCTTGGTTCAAGGGGCTTGTTCTATCATGCGTGGCTTGGTAAATTGATGGCACAAGCCGTACTTTCACGTAGTGAACATTCAATCCCTTCAGAGTTGCTTCTTTGGAAGCAAAAGATGAAGCAATAA
- the LOC113692102 gene encoding uncharacterized protein isoform X1, producing the protein MFSCQFVASPSSSSAPTLASSFLWSIRKPLPPIFLSCPSSSSSSTFLRFSSSLPQQPLRCAVLGAGFAGLSVAWHLLQHGSRDLPLLVDIYDEVGIGGGASGVAGGLLHPYSPKVKLLWRAEECWNESLKLIRIAERAKQSKVLNTGRQEAVHSMNFSIIRRRGILRPAVSLKNINIMDHNVENCLASCRIESMDKHAAENLVPGLSVPLNVAFHMPEALNVHSQYYLEALYLACQNSVAEMLNLGVAPRELNFYKTSVGSLLEFAGEYNAVVICLGARAAFLPESCRGVVTHMQLSDNFREEYPQHSPSILSDAWIAVQGPRDLYLGSTWEWRSANYSRNVPTVEASEALEELLLKGSVIYPAISNWTVREAVAGLRAMPPLTPHGSLPILGCVDNVTGRNHACKYWVFTGLGSRGLFYHAWLGKLMAQAVLSRSEHSIPSELLLWKQKMKQ; encoded by the exons ATGTTTTCTTGTCAATTTGTAGCATctccatcatcatcatcagcgCCAACGCTCGCTAGTTCATTTCTATGGAGCATCAGAAAACCCCTTCCACCAATCTTCCTTTCTtgtccttcttcttcttcgtcttCCACTTTCCTTCGCTTTTCTTCCTCGCTCCCTCAGCAGCCTCTCAG GTGTGCCGTTCTTGGTGCTGGCTTTGCTGGGCTTTCTGTTGCTTGGCATTTGTTGCAG CACGGCTCCAGGGATTTGCCTTTGTTAGTTGACATATATGATGAAGTTGGTATCGGTGGGGGTGCATCAGGAGTGGCTGGTGGACTTCTCCACCCGTATTCTCCTAAAG TTAAGCTTCTCTGGCGAGCTGAGGAGTGCTGGAATGAGAGTTTAAAGCTCATACGCATTGCAGAGCGTGCTAAACAGTCCAAGGTGCTGAACACAGGAAGACAAGAAGCTGTTCACAGTATGAATTTTTCTATTATCAGGAGACG AGGGATCCTGAGACCAGCTGTCAGTTTAAAGAACATAAACATAATGGACCAT AATGTTGAGAACTGCCTTGCCAGTTGCAGAATAGAGTCAATGGACAAGCATGCTGCAGAAAACCTTGTGCCTGGTTTGTCTGTGCCACTCAATGTGGCCTTTCATATGCCTGAAGCTTTAAATGTTCACTCTCAGTACTATCTTGAG GCACTTTACTTAGCTTGTCAAAATTCAGTCGCAGAAATGTTGAATCTTGGTGTTGCGCCTAGAGAACTGAATTTCTACAAGACATCTGTTGGCAGTCTCCTTGAATTTGCAG GGGAGTATAATGCTGTGGTCATTTGTCTTGGTGCCAGAGCAGCTTTTCTGCCAGAGTCATGTAGAGGTGTTGTTACACACATGCAGCTTTCTGATAATTTCAG AGAAGAATATCCGCAGCATAGTCCCTCAATCCTCTCAGATGCCTGGATTGCTGTACAGGGTCCTCGAGATCTGTATTTGGGCTCAACATGGGAATGGAGGTCTGCAAATTACTCAAGGAATGTCCCAACTGTAGAAGCTTCTGAAGCCTTAGAAGAACTTCTATTAAAGGGATCTGTTATATATCCTGCTATAAGCAACTGGACAGTCAGAGAAGCAGTTGCAGGACTAAGGGCAATGCCACCACTCACCCCTCATGGATCGTTGCCAATTCTGGGTTGCGTAGATAATGTCACAGGTCGAAATCATGCTTGTAAATATTGGGTATTTACCGGGCTTGGTTCAAGGGGCTTGTTCTATCATGCGTGGCTTGGTAAATTGATGGCACAAGCCGTACTTTCACGTAGTGAACATTCAATCCCTTCAGAGTTGCTTCTTTGGAAGCAAAAGATGAAGCAATAA